From Lolium perenne isolate Kyuss_39 chromosome 5, Kyuss_2.0, whole genome shotgun sequence, a single genomic window includes:
- the LOC127303058 gene encoding uncharacterized protein isoform X1 has translation MSPASLPAAAPPLEDDDLLSEILLRLPPDPSSLPRARAVSRRWRSLAADPRFCARFRAHHRRNPPLLGCFAVEHFHSISHQPILREARFCPVLEAPNRVPEGRITFPIACDYLMILGCRHGLVLTFHRWREQPIVWDPLTGDQHRLDTPPGFDRKYPISGAVLRAAAGDDFQVVLIGRCVTQQARAIASVYSSKTGAWGKLVSTPLLVDDRYGDSVLSPGFFMPAVMVGNSLYWFFVGGRNPAVIVEFDLDSWSLALIPTPVEKIYSAWRPTHIWVIPAQGGGLGFLVLSEFSAQFWKRKKDCDGAASWVLGRTIALDKLLPINLGKEIEHLWIIGLAEDNNTVLLKSSVGVFTLHLESLESKKIFESNYQSPCSFPFEGVYTAGAENKRAAGAAWRGCW, from the coding sequence ATGAGCCCGGCCAGCCTCcctgcggcggcgccgccgctggAAGACGACGACCTTCTCTCGGAGATTCTCCTCCGCCTCCCGCCGGATCCCTCCTCCCTTCCCCGCGCCCGCGCCGTCTCCAGGCGCTGGCGCagcctcgccgccgacccccgctTCTGCGCCCGCTTCCGCGCACACCACCGCCGCAACCCTCCCCTCCTCGGCTGCTTCGCCGTGGAACATTTTCACTCCATCAGCCACCAGCCTATCCTCAGGGAAGCCCGATTCTGCCCCGTCCTGGAGGCCCCCAATCGAGTCCCGGAAGGTCGCATCACCTTCCCGATCGCCTGTGACTACTTGATGATCCTCGGATGCCGCCACGGCCTCGTGCTCACCTTCCACAGATGGCGGGAACAGCCCATCGTCTGGGATCCGCTCACCGGCGACCAGCACCGCCTGGACACCCCGCCGGGGTTCGACCGCAAGTACCCGATTAGCGGGGCGGTGCTGCGTGCTGCTGCCGGAGACGACTTCCAGGTGGTCTTGATAGGGCGCTGTGTCACTCAACAAGCACGGGCGATCGCCTCCGTTTATTCCTCCAAGACCGGTGCATGGGGCAAACTCGTCTCGACACCACTTCTGGTTGATGATCGTTATGGCGATTCCGTGCTTTCCCCAGGATTTTTCATGCCTGCTGTAATGGTTGGGAATTCCCTTTACTGGTTCTTTGTGGGGGGTCGGAACCCAGCCGTAATCGTCGAGTTTGATCTCGATAGCTGGAGCCTAGCTTTGATACCTACACCGGTGGAAAAAATCTATTCTGCCTGGCGCCCTACCCATATTTGGGTCATACCGGCGCAGGGTGGTGGCCTTGGTTTCCTCGTCTTGTCAGAATTCAGCGCCCAATTCTGGAAGAGAAAGAAAGATTGCGATGGTGCTGCTTCATGGGTGCTGGGAAGAACCATTGCACTGGATAAGCTACTTCCCATTAATTTAGGGAAGGAGATAGAGCACCTATGGATCATCGGACTCGCCGAGGACAATAATACGGTCTTACTGAAGAGCTCTGTCGGCGTTTTCACGCTCCATCTCGAGTCATTGGAGTCCAAGAAGATTTTCGAATCCAACTATCAATCACCTTGCTCTTTTCCATTTGAAGGTGTCTATACTGCAGGTGCAG
- the LOC127303058 gene encoding uncharacterized protein isoform X2, whose amino-acid sequence MSPASLPAAAPPLEDDDLLSEILLRLPPDPSSLPRARAVSRRWRSLAADPRFCARFRAHHRRNPPLLGCFAVEHFHSISHQPILREARFCPVLEAPNRVPEGRITFPIACDYLMILGCRHGLVLTFHRWREQPIVWDPLTGDQHRLDTPPGFDRKYPISGAVLRAAAGDDFQVVLIGRCVTQQARAIASVYSSKTGAWGKLVSTPLLVDDRYGDSVLSPGFFMPAVMVGNSLYWFFVGGRNPAVIVEFDLDSWSLALIPTPVEKIYSAWRPTHIWVIPAQGGGLGFLVLSEFSAQFWKRKKDCDGAASWVLGRTIALDKLLPINLGKEIEHLWIIGLAEDNNTVLLKSSVGVFTLHLESLESKKIFESNYQSPCSFPFEGVYTAENKRAAGAAWRGCW is encoded by the coding sequence ATGAGCCCGGCCAGCCTCcctgcggcggcgccgccgctggAAGACGACGACCTTCTCTCGGAGATTCTCCTCCGCCTCCCGCCGGATCCCTCCTCCCTTCCCCGCGCCCGCGCCGTCTCCAGGCGCTGGCGCagcctcgccgccgacccccgctTCTGCGCCCGCTTCCGCGCACACCACCGCCGCAACCCTCCCCTCCTCGGCTGCTTCGCCGTGGAACATTTTCACTCCATCAGCCACCAGCCTATCCTCAGGGAAGCCCGATTCTGCCCCGTCCTGGAGGCCCCCAATCGAGTCCCGGAAGGTCGCATCACCTTCCCGATCGCCTGTGACTACTTGATGATCCTCGGATGCCGCCACGGCCTCGTGCTCACCTTCCACAGATGGCGGGAACAGCCCATCGTCTGGGATCCGCTCACCGGCGACCAGCACCGCCTGGACACCCCGCCGGGGTTCGACCGCAAGTACCCGATTAGCGGGGCGGTGCTGCGTGCTGCTGCCGGAGACGACTTCCAGGTGGTCTTGATAGGGCGCTGTGTCACTCAACAAGCACGGGCGATCGCCTCCGTTTATTCCTCCAAGACCGGTGCATGGGGCAAACTCGTCTCGACACCACTTCTGGTTGATGATCGTTATGGCGATTCCGTGCTTTCCCCAGGATTTTTCATGCCTGCTGTAATGGTTGGGAATTCCCTTTACTGGTTCTTTGTGGGGGGTCGGAACCCAGCCGTAATCGTCGAGTTTGATCTCGATAGCTGGAGCCTAGCTTTGATACCTACACCGGTGGAAAAAATCTATTCTGCCTGGCGCCCTACCCATATTTGGGTCATACCGGCGCAGGGTGGTGGCCTTGGTTTCCTCGTCTTGTCAGAATTCAGCGCCCAATTCTGGAAGAGAAAGAAAGATTGCGATGGTGCTGCTTCATGGGTGCTGGGAAGAACCATTGCACTGGATAAGCTACTTCCCATTAATTTAGGGAAGGAGATAGAGCACCTATGGATCATCGGACTCGCCGAGGACAATAATACGGTCTTACTGAAGAGCTCTGTCGGCGTTTTCACGCTCCATCTCGAGTCATTGGAGTCCAAGAAGATTTTCGAATCCAACTATCAATCACCTTGCTCTTTTCCATTTGAAGGTGTCTATACTGCAG